In Methanococcoides sp. LMO-2, a single window of DNA contains:
- the dapA gene encoding 4-hydroxy-tetrahydrodipicolinate synthase, with protein MFEGVLPAIITPFTKADTIDKTGLQQNIEFVENGGVSGIAACGTTGESATLSTAEHMELIDIAVDCAKVPILAGTGSNNTAEAIELTKHAEDAGAAGALVISPYYNKPNKAGLIAHFKAIADAVEMPIVLYNVPSRTSQDMPLDAIIELAKVDNIVAIKEASGNLDKVSQIIENTMDEDFNIISGDDGLTMPLMSLGGTGVISVVANVVPEKMVGLVDAVNAGDMNTARQIHYEIAPLIRALFTETNPIPVKRAVELIGLNTGHLRLPLAPISSENEQKLVDCLKELGCI; from the coding sequence ATGTTCGAAGGAGTATTACCAGCCATCATAACTCCTTTCACAAAAGCTGACACCATAGACAAGACAGGTCTTCAGCAGAATATCGAATTTGTTGAAAATGGTGGAGTTTCAGGAATTGCCGCCTGCGGGACAACTGGCGAATCAGCCACATTGTCCACTGCGGAACACATGGAACTCATTGATATTGCAGTTGATTGTGCAAAGGTACCTATACTTGCCGGAACAGGCTCAAACAACACGGCAGAGGCTATCGAGCTGACAAAGCACGCGGAAGATGCGGGAGCAGCCGGTGCTCTTGTAATATCTCCTTACTATAACAAACCGAACAAAGCAGGACTTATTGCTCATTTTAAGGCTATCGCAGACGCGGTGGAAATGCCGATCGTCCTTTACAACGTACCATCACGTACAAGCCAGGACATGCCACTTGATGCCATAATCGAACTGGCAAAAGTGGATAACATCGTTGCTATCAAGGAAGCCAGTGGCAACCTTGACAAGGTCTCACAGATCATCGAGAACACAATGGATGAAGATTTCAATATCATATCCGGCGATGACGGCCTCACCATGCCCCTGATGTCCCTTGGCGGAACCGGAGTCATCTCCGTGGTCGCAAACGTTGTACCTGAAAAGATGGTAGGACTTGTGGACGCTGTCAATGCAGGTGACATGAATACAGCAAGGCAGATCCATTACGAGATAGCACCACTCATCCGTGCACTGTTCACGGAAACAAACCCAATACCTGTCAAGCGTGCAGTAGAGCTGATCGGGCTTAACACAGGCCACCTGAGATTGCCTCTTGCACCTATCAGCAGTGAGAACGAACAGAAGCTTGTCGATTGCCTGAAAGAACTCGGGTGTATCTGA